One Arthrobacter sp. StoSoilB19 DNA window includes the following coding sequences:
- a CDS encoding FCD domain-containing protein — MRTHQLVLSWIEDQLSAGRLAVGGRLPAERTLAEQLKVSRTSVREAIRILEAMGVVRAGVGSGPEAGTVVISDPTAALGSALRLHVATQHLPVADIVETRVLLESWAAAKAPQDAPELDGAAALLAAMDAPDGLSASDFLALDVRFHLALANAAGNAVVSAMMGSLREAIQGYAAELTATLPDWEATASRLRTEHHAILAAVRNGDGARAAELVAAHIEGFYKEAGLGAG, encoded by the coding sequence ATGCGTACCCATCAGCTGGTCCTGTCCTGGATCGAGGACCAACTCTCGGCCGGCCGGTTGGCCGTGGGTGGAAGGCTGCCGGCGGAGCGCACCTTGGCCGAACAGCTCAAGGTCTCCCGCACATCGGTCCGCGAGGCGATCCGGATTCTGGAGGCAATGGGAGTGGTCCGCGCGGGCGTCGGGTCCGGGCCGGAAGCCGGGACGGTGGTGATTTCGGACCCCACCGCGGCGCTGGGATCCGCCCTGCGGCTGCACGTGGCCACCCAGCACCTGCCCGTGGCGGACATCGTGGAAACGCGGGTCCTGCTGGAGTCATGGGCTGCGGCGAAAGCCCCGCAGGACGCACCCGAACTTGACGGGGCTGCCGCGCTCCTGGCGGCCATGGATGCCCCGGACGGACTCTCGGCCAGCGATTTCCTGGCCCTCGATGTCCGGTTCCACCTGGCCCTGGCCAACGCCGCCGGCAATGCGGTGGTCAGTGCCATGATGGGGTCGCTCCGGGAAGCCATCCAGGGCTACGCTGCCGAACTCACGGCCACCTTGCCGGACTGGGAAGCCACAGCGTCGCGCCTGCGCACCGAACACCACGCCATCCTCGCTGCGGTCAGGAATGGGGACGGCGCCCGGGCCGCGGAACTCGTGGCGGCCCACATCGAGGGATTCTACAAAGAGGCCGGGCTGGGCGCGGGATAA
- a CDS encoding metalloregulator ArsR/SmtB family transcription factor, which produces MVTDDVFAVIAESTRRDILVALRAGDKAVGELVEELAASQPTISKHLKVLREAQLVSMRAQGQKRYYALNRGPLEGIASWLETFDVGPGAKAATAPRGHHQEIPDQAVPAQAGSATAGAAHLTEGVAAAAPSLSRAAGAAGPGTSQTREEVPAPVLVREGAELSPAVVIPGGTAAPLSDDSVPQQIGRTVGRAATKAADLLANLPNLPKFGRKK; this is translated from the coding sequence ATGGTGACAGACGACGTATTTGCCGTCATAGCGGAATCCACCCGGCGGGATATCCTGGTGGCCCTCCGGGCAGGAGACAAGGCCGTGGGGGAGCTGGTGGAGGAACTGGCGGCGAGCCAGCCCACCATTTCCAAGCACCTGAAAGTCCTTCGTGAAGCACAGCTGGTCAGCATGCGGGCCCAAGGCCAGAAGCGGTACTACGCGTTGAACCGCGGGCCGCTGGAGGGCATCGCCAGCTGGCTGGAGACGTTCGACGTCGGCCCTGGAGCCAAAGCCGCCACGGCACCGCGTGGCCATCATCAGGAAATCCCGGATCAGGCAGTCCCGGCCCAGGCGGGCAGTGCCACAGCGGGCGCTGCCCACCTGACCGAAGGCGTCGCCGCCGCGGCCCCCTCCCTGTCCCGGGCCGCCGGCGCTGCCGGGCCAGGCACGTCGCAGACCCGGGAGGAAGTCCCGGCGCCCGTCCTGGTGCGCGAAGGCGCCGAGCTGAGCCCCGCCGTCGTGATTCCCGGCGGGACGGCCGCCCCGTTGAGCGATGACAGCGTGCCCCAGCAGATCGGCAGGACTGTTGGCCGCGCCGCCACCAAGGCCGCCGACCTGCTGGCGAACCTGCCCAACCTCCCTAAGTTCGGCCGCAAGAAGTAA
- a CDS encoding alpha-hydroxy acid oxidase: protein MTHTIQPNNPEATPAPDTTDIPAAPAPAPAPSSSALPAALKRRIPKYSDLAPLMQFKKPEFSKEARLKRASTIWELRDIAKRRTPKAPFDYTDGAAEEEITLRRARQAFLDIEFRPGILRNVSAIDLSTEILGKPSRLPVGIAPTGFTRMMQSEGEYAGSQAAEAAGIPYTLSTMGTASIEDVAAAAPNGRNWFQLYLWTDRDRSLELIERAARAGNDTLMVTVDTAVAGARLRDVRNGMTIPPALTVKTVLDASYRPAWWFNFLTHEPLTFASLSRYTGTVADLINSMFDPTLTFEDLDWLRETWKGKLVVKGIQTVEDAREVVDHGADGVVLSNHGGRQLDRAPIPFHLLPGVKEAFAADNTDAAIILDTGIMSGADIVAALALGADFTLIGRAYLYGLMAGGRAGVDRTLQILEKDMARTMALLGVSKVSELTPDHVRLLAK from the coding sequence ATGACGCATACCATCCAGCCCAACAACCCTGAGGCGACCCCGGCGCCGGACACCACCGACATCCCCGCAGCGCCGGCACCCGCCCCGGCACCGTCGTCGTCCGCGCTGCCCGCAGCCCTGAAGCGCCGCATTCCCAAGTACTCGGACCTGGCGCCGCTGATGCAGTTCAAGAAGCCGGAGTTCAGCAAGGAGGCGCGGCTGAAGCGGGCCAGCACCATCTGGGAACTCCGCGACATCGCCAAGCGCCGCACCCCCAAGGCGCCTTTCGACTACACCGACGGCGCGGCTGAAGAGGAGATCACGCTCCGCCGCGCCCGCCAGGCCTTCCTGGACATCGAGTTTCGGCCGGGCATCCTGCGGAACGTCTCCGCCATCGACCTCAGTACGGAGATCCTGGGAAAGCCCTCGCGGCTTCCCGTTGGCATCGCACCGACAGGGTTCACCCGGATGATGCAGTCCGAGGGCGAATACGCAGGGTCGCAGGCAGCGGAGGCCGCAGGCATCCCCTACACCCTGTCCACCATGGGCACCGCCTCGATCGAGGACGTCGCCGCTGCCGCACCCAACGGGCGCAACTGGTTCCAGCTGTACCTGTGGACGGACCGGGACCGGTCGCTGGAACTGATCGAGCGCGCAGCCAGGGCGGGCAACGACACCCTCATGGTGACCGTGGACACTGCCGTGGCCGGCGCCCGCCTGCGCGACGTCCGCAACGGCATGACCATCCCGCCGGCGCTCACGGTGAAGACCGTCCTGGATGCCTCCTACCGGCCGGCCTGGTGGTTCAACTTCCTCACCCACGAGCCGCTCACGTTCGCCTCGCTCTCCCGCTACACCGGCACCGTGGCCGATCTCATCAACTCCATGTTCGATCCCACCCTCACGTTCGAGGACCTGGACTGGCTGCGCGAAACCTGGAAAGGCAAGCTGGTGGTCAAGGGCATCCAGACCGTTGAGGACGCCCGCGAGGTAGTGGACCACGGCGCCGACGGCGTGGTCCTGTCCAACCACGGCGGCCGCCAGCTGGACCGGGCCCCCATCCCGTTCCACCTGCTGCCCGGGGTCAAGGAGGCCTTCGCGGCGGACAACACCGATGCCGCCATCATTCTGGACACCGGGATCATGAGCGGCGCGGACATCGTGGCCGCCCTGGCCCTGGGCGCGGACTTCACCCTGATCGGCCGCGCCTACCTCTACGGCCTGATGGCCGGCGGACGGGCGGGAGTGGACCGCACCCTGCAGATCCTCGAGAAGGACATGGCGCGGACCATGGCGCTGCTGGGCGTCAGCAAGGTGTCCGAACTCACCCCGGACCACGTGCGCCTGCTGGCCAAGTAG
- a CDS encoding NAD(P)-dependent oxidoreductase — protein sequence MSRIFVTGGAGRLGRSVVAGLAQAGHEVVSVDRDAVPAGLLPAGVVQETADLLAPGEALRLLRDARPDAVIHLAAIAVPFSAPEDVIFATNTRLAFAVISAATELGVGKIVTASSPTVLGYGCPAGWLPPSFPLDERTPPKPWNAYALSKLIAEQTMQMFATAQGEKIRYAAFRPCFVISPEEWDGAPTQQGHTLAERLADPALSAPALFNYVDARDVADFLDLLLQKMADIPNGETFFVGAADALATAPLAELMPKFLPGSEALSAGLTGTNPAFSIAKARELLGWQPKRSWRTELKSHPTLNDEASTLVTASAGGKETS from the coding sequence ATGAGCAGGATATTCGTGACCGGCGGCGCGGGCCGCCTTGGCCGCAGCGTGGTGGCGGGGCTGGCCCAGGCGGGCCATGAGGTGGTCTCGGTTGACCGTGACGCCGTCCCCGCCGGGCTCCTGCCGGCCGGCGTCGTCCAGGAGACCGCGGACCTCCTGGCGCCGGGCGAGGCACTGCGCCTCCTTCGGGATGCAAGGCCCGACGCCGTCATCCACCTTGCGGCGATCGCGGTACCGTTCAGCGCACCCGAGGACGTCATTTTCGCCACCAACACCCGGCTCGCCTTCGCGGTCATCAGCGCCGCAACGGAACTGGGCGTTGGCAAAATCGTCACCGCCAGCAGCCCCACGGTCCTGGGCTACGGATGCCCGGCGGGGTGGCTGCCGCCGTCGTTCCCGTTGGACGAGCGCACGCCGCCCAAGCCCTGGAACGCCTACGCGCTGTCCAAGCTCATCGCCGAGCAGACCATGCAGATGTTCGCCACGGCGCAGGGAGAGAAGATCCGGTACGCGGCGTTTCGTCCCTGCTTTGTCATCTCGCCGGAGGAATGGGACGGTGCCCCCACCCAGCAGGGGCACACGCTCGCCGAACGCCTGGCCGACCCCGCCCTCTCCGCTCCGGCGCTGTTCAACTACGTGGACGCCCGGGATGTGGCTGATTTCCTGGACCTGCTGCTGCAGAAAATGGCGGACATTCCGAACGGGGAAACCTTCTTCGTAGGGGCAGCCGACGCACTGGCCACCGCGCCCCTGGCGGAGCTGATGCCAAAATTCCTGCCGGGAAGCGAAGCGCTCAGCGCCGGCCTGACCGGAACCAACCCGGCGTTCTCCATTGCCAAGGCCCGGGAACTGCTCGGCTGGCAGCCCAAGCGCAGCTGGCGCACAGAACTCAAGTCCCACCCAACCCTCAACGACGAGGCTTCCACGCTGGTTACCGCCAGCGCCGGAGGCAAGGAGACATCATGA
- a CDS encoding mandelate racemase/muconate lactonizing enzyme family protein, translating to MGAPAAEAVRTVPRITGLSTRLLTVPLRRSWGAEAPENHVIATEVHTDDGGTGFGFSWTPTIGPQAVKALLDHDIAPFIAGLPATPEGVWDVLWKRLHEAGGGGLTTIAMAGVDLALWDLQARRAGTSVTGLLGQRQESAEVYGSGVNLHYTLDELVAQAERWVAAGHQAVKIKVGKPDLREDRERVAAVRSVLGPDRRLMIDANQRWDLPTTFRALDVLAEFGLEWLEEPIRADDLWAYRRLRKHSPVPIALGENLHTIYRFRDFIEAEAVDIIQPNIIRVGGITPFRRIVELARTNSIKIMPHLLPELSGQLALTLAEPTMVEDVEEASFEQLGILAGPSPVRFANSRVALADRPGLGFRFRETPQP from the coding sequence ATGGGCGCACCGGCGGCCGAAGCCGTCCGTACCGTTCCGCGCATCACCGGCCTGTCGACGCGGCTCCTCACCGTTCCGCTGCGCCGCAGCTGGGGCGCAGAGGCGCCGGAGAACCACGTGATCGCCACGGAGGTTCACACGGACGACGGCGGCACGGGCTTTGGTTTCTCCTGGACGCCCACCATCGGTCCCCAGGCAGTCAAGGCGCTGCTTGATCACGACATCGCCCCTTTCATCGCCGGTCTGCCCGCCACCCCCGAGGGGGTGTGGGACGTGCTCTGGAAGCGGCTGCACGAGGCCGGCGGCGGAGGGCTCACCACCATCGCCATGGCTGGTGTGGACCTGGCGCTGTGGGACCTGCAGGCCCGCCGTGCCGGGACGTCGGTCACCGGCCTGCTGGGCCAGCGGCAGGAATCAGCCGAGGTTTACGGCTCCGGCGTGAACCTGCACTACACCCTGGACGAGCTGGTGGCGCAGGCTGAACGCTGGGTTGCCGCCGGCCACCAGGCAGTGAAGATCAAGGTGGGCAAACCGGACCTCCGCGAGGACCGCGAACGCGTTGCCGCCGTCCGCTCCGTCCTGGGCCCGGACCGCAGGCTCATGATCGACGCAAACCAGCGGTGGGACCTGCCCACCACCTTCCGGGCCCTCGATGTGCTGGCCGAATTCGGGCTGGAATGGCTGGAGGAACCCATCCGCGCGGACGATCTCTGGGCCTACCGCAGGCTCCGGAAGCACTCGCCCGTGCCCATCGCCCTTGGCGAAAACCTGCACACCATCTACCGGTTCCGCGATTTCATAGAGGCGGAGGCGGTGGACATCATCCAGCCCAACATCATCCGGGTGGGCGGCATTACCCCGTTCCGGCGGATCGTTGAGCTGGCACGGACCAACAGCATCAAGATCATGCCGCACCTGCTGCCCGAACTGTCCGGGCAGCTGGCCCTGACCCTGGCGGAGCCCACTATGGTGGAGGACGTCGAGGAGGCATCCTTCGAACAGTTGGGGATCCTGGCCGGCCCGTCGCCGGTGCGGTTCGCCAACAGCAGGGTGGCCCTGGCGGACCGGCCCGGACTGGGCTTCCGCTTCCGGGAAACCCCGCAGCCATGA
- a CDS encoding Gfo/Idh/MocA family oxidoreductase — MVNTAETTSAAAAAQATAKDGGKTRIALIGTGGRSEMYIRAIFGKHADTAELVAFSDVNPGRVEFYQKLIQELGAPGPVASFDPADLTAFIQANGIDRIIVTTPDYTHADYIVEGLRAGADVVVEKPLTIDAEGCRRITQAVQETGRNVVVTFNYRYSPRNSALKEIIQSGVIGKVTSVDFSWVLDTVHGADYFRRWHREKKNSGGLLIHKASHHFDLVNWWIDDVPERVFASGGLKFYGDKNAAERGLGPRPERGTPDADAPAGEKDPFALDLREDERLKALFLDNEHYDGYRRDQDVFTAGITIEDNLALVVEYQGGPRLSYSLNAHSPWEGYRVAVNGTEGRAELEVVERAAVLHSTDQKTVVDPSATPVEEEDAVRRNGERLVVQRHWEAAYEVPIVNGEGGHGGGDELLLSDLFNGPGEDPLGRPSGYLDGLRSVSVGIAGNRSLESSLPVRVEDLDLGVDLRRAK; from the coding sequence ATGGTCAACACAGCCGAGACGACGTCGGCCGCAGCTGCCGCCCAGGCCACTGCCAAGGACGGCGGGAAGACCCGCATCGCCCTGATCGGCACCGGTGGCCGCTCCGAGATGTACATCCGGGCCATCTTCGGCAAGCACGCCGATACCGCCGAACTGGTGGCGTTCTCCGATGTGAATCCCGGACGCGTGGAGTTTTACCAGAAGCTCATCCAGGAACTGGGCGCGCCGGGACCGGTGGCGTCCTTTGATCCCGCGGACCTGACAGCGTTTATCCAGGCCAACGGCATCGACCGGATTATTGTCACCACCCCGGACTACACCCATGCGGACTATATTGTTGAGGGTCTTCGTGCCGGAGCGGATGTCGTGGTCGAAAAGCCACTGACCATCGATGCCGAAGGCTGCCGCCGCATCACCCAGGCCGTCCAGGAAACCGGCCGGAACGTGGTGGTCACGTTCAACTACCGCTACTCGCCCCGCAACAGCGCGCTCAAGGAAATCATCCAGAGCGGCGTGATCGGCAAAGTCACGTCCGTCGACTTCAGCTGGGTCCTGGACACCGTCCACGGCGCGGACTACTTCCGCCGCTGGCACCGTGAGAAGAAGAACTCCGGCGGGCTGCTCATCCACAAGGCGTCGCACCACTTTGACTTGGTCAACTGGTGGATCGACGACGTCCCGGAGCGGGTCTTCGCTTCCGGTGGCCTGAAGTTCTATGGCGACAAGAACGCTGCCGAGCGCGGCCTTGGCCCACGCCCGGAACGGGGAACGCCCGACGCCGATGCCCCCGCCGGCGAGAAGGACCCCTTCGCGCTGGACCTGCGCGAGGACGAGCGGCTCAAGGCACTGTTCCTGGACAACGAACACTACGACGGCTACCGCCGCGACCAGGATGTCTTCACCGCCGGCATCACCATTGAGGACAACCTGGCCCTGGTGGTGGAGTACCAGGGTGGGCCGCGCCTGAGCTACTCGCTGAACGCGCACAGCCCCTGGGAAGGCTACCGGGTGGCGGTCAACGGCACCGAGGGCCGGGCGGAGCTTGAAGTGGTGGAACGCGCCGCCGTCCTGCACAGCACCGACCAGAAAACCGTCGTGGACCCTTCCGCAACCCCCGTGGAGGAAGAGGACGCCGTGCGCCGCAACGGCGAGCGGCTGGTGGTCCAGCGCCACTGGGAGGCCGCCTACGAGGTGCCGATCGTCAACGGCGAAGGCGGGCACGGCGGCGGTGACGAACTGCTGCTGTCGGACCTCTTCAACGGACCGGGCGAGGACCCCCTGGGCCGGCCCTCCGGTTACCTGGACGGCCTGCGTTCAGTGTCCGTGGGCATCGCAGGCAACCGCTCCCTGGAATCGTCCCTGCCCGTCCGGGTCGAGGACCTGGACCTCGGCGTCGACCTTCGCCGCGCCAAGTAG
- a CDS encoding 5-dehydro-4-deoxyglucarate dehydratase, which produces MKFDGVLFFPVTPFTAEGAVDVELLKEHISSRLPFGPGGVFPACGTGEFHALSIGEVRTVVAAAVEVVAGRVPVVAGAGGPLGHALAAARAAEEAGADALLVLPPYLVTGPTDGLVAYIEAVANASSLPVIVYHRGNAKFTAASMAKLAANPKVIGFKDGLGDVGLAQEIVSAVKATGRKDFAFFNGLLTAELTQGAYRGLGIPLYSSAAFAMAPEIAKAYYDAYAAGDEERRNALLEGFYAPLVRLRDQTPGFGVSLIKAGLRLGGMPVGSVRPPLVDPTEEQLVELKAILAKGYELAGH; this is translated from the coding sequence ATGAAATTCGACGGCGTACTGTTCTTCCCCGTCACCCCGTTCACGGCCGAAGGTGCCGTTGACGTGGAACTGCTCAAGGAACACATCAGCTCCCGGCTGCCTTTCGGCCCGGGCGGCGTCTTCCCCGCCTGCGGCACCGGCGAATTCCACGCCCTCAGCATCGGGGAGGTCCGCACCGTGGTGGCGGCCGCCGTCGAGGTCGTTGCCGGGCGAGTCCCTGTGGTGGCCGGTGCGGGCGGACCCCTGGGCCACGCCCTCGCAGCCGCCCGGGCTGCCGAGGAAGCAGGCGCCGACGCGCTGCTGGTGCTTCCGCCGTACCTGGTCACCGGCCCCACGGACGGGCTGGTGGCCTACATCGAGGCCGTGGCCAACGCCAGCAGCCTGCCGGTCATCGTGTACCACCGCGGCAACGCCAAATTCACCGCGGCGTCAATGGCCAAGCTCGCCGCCAACCCCAAGGTCATCGGTTTCAAGGATGGTCTTGGCGACGTGGGCCTCGCCCAGGAAATCGTGTCCGCGGTCAAGGCAACGGGCCGCAAGGACTTCGCCTTCTTCAACGGCCTGCTCACCGCCGAACTGACGCAGGGCGCGTACCGCGGTCTGGGCATCCCGCTATACTCCTCGGCGGCTTTCGCCATGGCCCCGGAGATCGCCAAGGCCTACTACGATGCCTACGCTGCCGGAGACGAGGAACGGCGCAACGCCCTCCTTGAGGGCTTCTACGCACCCCTGGTACGCCTGCGGGACCAGACCCCCGGCTTCGGCGTTTCCCTGATCAAGGCGGGCCTCCGGCTGGGCGGAATGCCGGTGGGTTCCGTCCGCCCGCCGCTGGTGGACCCCACGGAGGAACAGCTCGTGGAGCTCAAGGCCATCCTGGCCAAGGGTTACGAGCTGGCCGGGCACTGA
- a CDS encoding LacI family DNA-binding transcriptional regulator: MARKSASGRIGIADVAVKAGVSHATVSRVMNGNFTVDPDIAARVRAAAAELKYQPNPVGRSLALGKTDTIGIVVPDLANPTFQAILRGLSRAAAQDGYRVLIADSFEVSSEESILAGEARRRCDGLVLCAPRMSDAELEEIAPSLHPLVLINRTTSTPNVPSLVVDYGQGVQDIAGHLVELGHTRLAFLAGPPRSASNEMRLKGLEAFRAAHPEVEVTMLEGGSDFDTGHEAVDAVLASGATGILAFNDLVAMGLMSGLHERGLDVPGDISVTGFDDIPFARYTTPALTTGAVPITELGEQAWHQLRALIRKEGNASTGSRYQPRLEVRASTGPAKAPRSTVHG; encoded by the coding sequence ATGGCCAGGAAATCGGCAAGCGGCAGGATCGGCATCGCAGATGTCGCCGTGAAGGCGGGAGTCTCCCATGCCACCGTTTCGCGTGTCATGAACGGAAACTTCACCGTGGACCCGGACATTGCCGCCAGGGTCCGTGCAGCGGCCGCCGAACTGAAGTACCAGCCCAATCCCGTGGGCCGCAGCCTGGCCCTGGGCAAGACGGACACCATCGGCATTGTGGTGCCGGACCTGGCCAACCCCACCTTCCAGGCGATCCTCCGCGGCCTGAGCCGGGCAGCCGCCCAGGACGGTTACCGCGTGCTCATCGCGGACTCATTCGAAGTGTCCAGCGAGGAGTCCATCCTCGCGGGCGAGGCGCGCCGGCGCTGCGACGGGCTGGTCCTGTGCGCCCCGCGCATGTCCGATGCGGAACTGGAGGAGATCGCACCCTCGCTGCACCCGCTGGTGCTGATCAACCGCACCACCTCCACTCCGAACGTGCCCAGCCTGGTGGTGGACTACGGCCAGGGCGTCCAGGACATCGCGGGGCACCTTGTGGAATTGGGCCACACCCGCCTGGCCTTCCTCGCGGGCCCGCCCCGCAGCGCCTCCAATGAGATGCGGCTCAAGGGCCTGGAGGCCTTCAGGGCCGCCCACCCCGAGGTGGAGGTGACCATGCTGGAGGGCGGCTCCGACTTCGACACCGGGCACGAAGCGGTGGATGCCGTCCTGGCGAGCGGGGCCACAGGCATCCTGGCATTCAATGACCTGGTGGCAATGGGCCTGATGAGCGGACTGCATGAGCGCGGCCTGGACGTCCCCGGGGACATTTCCGTGACCGGCTTCGATGACATCCCCTTCGCCAGGTACACGACGCCGGCCCTCACCACCGGTGCGGTCCCCATCACCGAACTGGGCGAGCAGGCCTGGCACCAGCTCCGGGCGCTGATCCGGAAGGAAGGCAATGCGTCCACGGGCAGCCGCTACCAGCCGCGGCTGGAAGTGCGGGCCAGCACCGGGCCGGCCAAGGCGCCGCGCAGCACGGTCCACGGCTGA
- a CDS encoding aldehyde dehydrogenase (NADP(+)): MTTATLSLTELTAAATAAARISAAAPDAERAGWLNAVADALDANAAELVDIADAETSLGAPRLTGEVARTTGQLRLFARVITEGSYLEAIIDHADPAATPPRPDLRRILKPIGPVAVFSASNFPFAFSVAGGDTASALAVGCPVIVKAHSGHLRLSERTAEIVAEALRGAGAPDGLFALVHGREVGTALVQDPAIKAVGFTGSIPGGRALFDLATSRPDPIPFYGELGSLNPVVITAAALEARSAELAAGLAGSFTLGAGQFCTKPGLVFIPAGTQFAGAVAEASKDKPALGMLTSRIAEAYPDGLRAFASVDGVEVVSGTVDQDAAANGAAPVVFSTTAAKVLERPEQLLEECFGPTTILIEYTGQDELSAVLAKVPGSLTGTLHAQPGEDIAGLVEQLSGLAGRVLFEGWPTGVAVNWAQQHGGPYPATTSLFTSVGATAVRRFQRPVAYQDAPEAVLHPALREDNPLGIPRRVDGELQLP, from the coding sequence GTGACAACTGCAACGCTTTCCCTGACAGAGCTCACCGCTGCGGCCACAGCAGCAGCCAGGATCTCGGCCGCAGCCCCTGACGCAGAGCGCGCCGGCTGGCTGAACGCGGTGGCTGACGCCCTGGACGCCAATGCTGCTGAACTGGTGGACATCGCGGACGCCGAGACCAGCCTGGGTGCCCCGCGGCTGACGGGGGAGGTGGCCCGCACCACCGGCCAGCTGCGCCTGTTCGCCCGGGTGATCACTGAGGGTTCCTATCTTGAAGCCATCATCGACCACGCGGATCCCGCTGCCACCCCGCCCAGGCCTGACCTCCGCAGGATCCTCAAGCCCATCGGCCCTGTTGCCGTCTTTTCCGCCTCCAATTTCCCGTTTGCCTTCTCCGTGGCAGGCGGTGACACCGCCTCGGCCCTCGCCGTCGGGTGCCCGGTCATCGTCAAGGCACACTCAGGCCACCTGCGGCTGTCCGAACGCACGGCGGAGATCGTGGCGGAGGCGCTTCGCGGCGCGGGTGCACCGGACGGCCTGTTCGCCCTGGTCCACGGCCGTGAAGTGGGAACAGCCCTGGTCCAGGACCCCGCCATCAAGGCCGTGGGCTTCACCGGGTCCATCCCCGGCGGCCGGGCCCTGTTCGACCTTGCCACCTCCCGCCCCGACCCCATCCCGTTCTACGGGGAACTGGGGAGCCTGAACCCCGTGGTCATCACCGCGGCGGCACTGGAGGCACGCTCCGCGGAACTCGCCGCCGGACTGGCGGGCTCCTTCACCCTTGGGGCGGGCCAGTTCTGCACCAAGCCGGGCCTGGTGTTCATCCCCGCGGGGACGCAGTTTGCCGGGGCCGTGGCGGAGGCCAGCAAGGACAAGCCAGCCCTGGGCATGCTCACCAGCCGGATCGCGGAAGCCTACCCGGACGGGTTGCGCGCCTTCGCGTCAGTCGACGGCGTGGAGGTGGTCAGCGGCACCGTGGACCAGGACGCGGCCGCCAACGGCGCCGCTCCGGTGGTCTTCTCCACCACCGCCGCCAAGGTGCTGGAACGCCCGGAGCAGCTGCTGGAGGAGTGCTTTGGCCCCACCACCATCCTCATCGAATACACGGGCCAGGACGAACTGTCCGCCGTCCTGGCCAAGGTCCCGGGGAGCCTGACCGGCACCCTGCACGCCCAGCCCGGTGAGGACATCGCAGGCCTGGTGGAGCAGCTGTCCGGACTTGCAGGACGCGTCCTGTTCGAAGGCTGGCCCACGGGCGTGGCCGTCAACTGGGCCCAGCAGCACGGTGGCCCGTACCCGGCCACCACGTCACTGTTCACCTCGGTGGGCGCGACGGCGGTCCGCAGGTTCCAGCGGCCGGTGGCCTACCAGGACGCCCCGGAGGCAGTGCTGCACCCGGCACTGCGTGAGGACAACCCCCTGGGCATCCCGCGCCGCGTGGACGGTGAACTGCAGCTTCCGTAA
- a CDS encoding aminopeptidase P family protein, translating into MSQTTTSAVSGREARVAPGSRTDRAIKRQRVLDILDAAGHDSVLLTTNTALTWYLDGSRVHISLAGDPIAALLVDRDGDHLVTFNNEAGRIAAEELPGGVNLHTVPWYGNLHQAAAAVGNGSRPLAEADVSSQLRAARQRLLPAESARYSTLSAELAAMMTDVLSAARPDTTEFELVSALAGRVVAAGAEPLVLLCNGSSRTTFRHPLATHSPLGRRAMAVVCARRDGLVANITRWIRFDAGTQEERDAEARIAAVEADVFDATVPGVGLDRIFAEIQASYVRHGFGADQWEQHHQGGPAGYAGRDPRVTSEATDTVVLDQAFTWNPSGPGVKIEDTVQLTESGLRVLTVDPRWPVATVNGLDRPVTLQL; encoded by the coding sequence ATGAGCCAAACAACAACATCAGCCGTTTCCGGGCGGGAGGCGCGGGTGGCTCCCGGGTCCAGGACGGACCGGGCCATCAAGCGCCAGCGTGTCCTGGACATTCTCGACGCCGCCGGGCATGACTCCGTGCTTCTCACCACGAACACCGCCCTGACGTGGTACCTGGACGGCAGCCGCGTCCACATCAGCCTGGCCGGCGATCCCATCGCCGCCCTGCTGGTGGACCGGGACGGCGACCACCTGGTCACGTTCAACAACGAAGCCGGCAGGATCGCGGCCGAGGAGCTTCCCGGCGGCGTCAACCTGCACACCGTGCCCTGGTACGGGAACCTGCACCAGGCCGCGGCCGCCGTCGGAAACGGCTCCCGGCCGCTGGCGGAAGCGGACGTCTCTTCGCAGCTGCGGGCCGCCCGCCAGCGGCTCCTTCCCGCTGAAAGCGCCCGCTATTCCACCCTCAGCGCGGAACTGGCCGCCATGATGACCGATGTCCTGTCTGCCGCCCGCCCCGACACCACGGAATTCGAGCTGGTTTCGGCCCTGGCGGGCCGGGTGGTGGCCGCCGGCGCGGAGCCGCTGGTCCTGCTGTGCAACGGCAGCTCCCGCACCACCTTCCGGCACCCGTTGGCCACGCACTCCCCCCTCGGCAGGCGTGCCATGGCCGTCGTGTGCGCCCGCCGCGACGGCCTGGTTGCCAACATCACCCGCTGGATCAGGTTCGACGCCGGCACCCAGGAAGAGCGCGACGCCGAGGCGCGCATCGCGGCAGTGGAAGCGGATGTTTTTGACGCCACCGTCCCGGGAGTCGGGCTGGACAGGATTTTCGCCGAGATCCAGGCATCCTACGTGCGGCACGGTTTCGGGGCGGACCAGTGGGAGCAGCACCACCAGGGTGGTCCGGCCGGCTACGCGGGCCGTGACCCGCGGGTGACATCCGAAGCCACCGACACTGTGGTGCTGGACCAGGCCTTCACTTGGAACCCTTCCGGCCCCGGCGTCAAGATCGAAGACACGGTACAGCTCACGGAATCCGGACTTCGAGTGCTCACCGTGGACCCGCGCTGGCCTGTGGCCACCGTGAATGGGCTGGACCGGCCGGTGACGCTGCAGCTGTAA